A genomic segment from Nymphalis io chromosome 7, ilAglIoxx1.1, whole genome shotgun sequence encodes:
- the LOC126769464 gene encoding gastrula zinc finger protein XlCGF57.1-like has product MIDIEKTCRTCMKSNVSMVDLFGPIKIENNSFILADALMEATPLQITKEDGLPQNLCDECVKALQIMYIFRTQALHSENELKKLILSSAGIKNEEADYDLKNEFDYTCDYDDFTINDVLSNQETKSTYSCDTCKKKYTNYEKYLKHKSVHIEPTKSCPNCNKKFYRKSLLREHMNKRCEPKDSVTIECQGANEVEELDIKVKLEDEEHKCPECSISFQSQKYLHLHLKEHKKTDLVEQKFIDSMQEHNGTTENLETDIKIESSNDQFKCSQCNLVFEKYRSLISHSKKHKNLSKNGIFKCNYCGRGFSSKGPLKRHLLLHSQERPFKCTKCPKSYVRRDALVAHMRKHSDVKRYTCEHCNKAFIQLCTLKDHIRTHTGETPFLCSECGRGFKNSSNLRQHLARHSGLKPFACNLCPKTFCTKGQMKCHIVSHTGVQPYKCNECGASFTKANSLKKHKLIHLGLKPFACDNCNMRFTAKDHLTRHVRTHTGEKPYRCPHCARAFTQSNDLAKHVRAHVGQNIYQCTVCQARFRLMRELRLHYPVHYTGTESTALTDKEEPLVILKGCTDSSIDDNIDKTATDAQITITFNRNILDKDSTGDITINIGPEKIN; this is encoded by the exons ATGATAGATATCGAGAAAACTTGTCGGACTTGTATGAAAAGCAATGTGTCTATGGTGGATTTATTTGGTCCTATTAAAATTGAGAATAATAGTTTCATACTAGCAGATGCGTTGATGGAAGCTACTCCTTTACAG ATTACCAAAGAAGACGGTCTCCCTCAAAACCTTTGTGATGAATGCGTAAAAGCCttacaaataatgtatatatttagaacCCAAGCTCTTCATTCCGAGAATgagttaaaaaaacttattcttTCAAGTGCTGGCATAAAAAATGAAGAGGCtgattatgatttaaaaaacgaatttgATTATACATGTGATTATGATGATTTTACAATTAATGATGTACTGTCGAACCAAGAAACTAAATCCACTTACAGTTGCGAcacatgtaaaaaaaagtatacaaactatgaaaaatacttaaaacataaatCAGTTCACATCGAACCGACTAAATCATGTCCAAATTGTAACAAAAAGTTTTACAGGAAGTCTTTATTAAGGGAACATATGAATAAGAGATGTGAGCCTAAAGATAGTGTTACCATTGAATGTCAAGGTGCTAATGAAGTTGAAGAATTAGACATAAAAGTTAAATTGGAAGACGAAGAACACAAATGTCCAGAATGTTCTATATCATTTCAATCACAaaagtatttacatttacatttaaaagagCACAAGAAAACTGATTTGGTGGAACAGAAATTCATAGACTCCATGCAAGAACACAATGGAACTACAGAGAATCTAGAGacagatataaaaatagaaagttCCAATGATCAGTTTAAATGTTCACAATGCAATCTCGTATTCGAAAAGTACAGGTCTCTTATATCCCATTCGAAAAAACACAAGAATCTGTCGAAGAATGGCATTTTTAAATGCAACTACTGTGGTAGAGGTTTTTCTTCTAAAGGACCTCTTAAGAGGCACTTGTTACTTCACTCGCAAGAAAGACCATTCAAATGCACTAAATGTCCAAAGAGCTATGTTCGTAGGGATGCTCTTGTAGCCCACATGCGTAAACATAGTGATGTTAAGAGATATACTTGTGAACACTGTAATAAAG cATTTATCCAGTTATGCACTTTAAAGGACCACATCAGAACTCATACGGGGGAGACTCCGTTCCTTTGCTCCGAGTGTGGAAGGGGCTTTAAAAACAGTTCCAATCTGAGACAGCACTTAGCACGTCATTCGGGCCTCAAACCATTTGCATGTAATTTGTGTCCTAAGACATTTTGTACCAaag ggcAAATGAAATGTCACATAGTCTCACACACAGGTGTTCAACCGTACAAATGTAATGAGTGTGGGGCGTCATTTACAAAGGCTAACTCTttgaaaaaacataaattaatacatcTCGGATTAAAACCATTTGCTTGTGATAATTGCAATATGAG GTTCACGGCGAAGGACCACCTGACGCGGCACGTGCGCACGCACACGGGCGAGAAGCCGTACCGCTGCCCGCACTGCGCGCGCGCCTTCACGCAGAGCAACGACCTCGCCAAGCACGTGCGCGCGCACGTCGGACAGAACATATACCA GTGCACAGTTTGTCAAGCAAGATTCAGGCTAATGAGAGAATTGAGACTTCACTATCCAGTTCACTACACCGGCACCGAATCCACTGCCCTTACAGATAAGGAGGAGCCCCTAGTCATACTAAAAGGATGTACCGACTCCAGCATCGATGATAATATCGATAAAACGGCGACAGACGCACAAATAACTATAAcgtttaatagaaatattctCGACAAAGATAGTACTGGTGATATTACTATAAACATAGGGCCAGAGAAGATTAATTAG
- the LOC126769450 gene encoding inhibitor of nuclear factor kappa-B kinase subunit alpha, with protein MNDIVFIGDWIKDRVLGSGSFGIVVLWKHKNNEQKLAIKTCKWGDELTAKHRERWTKEVEMLQICNHPNIVGTKELPSEFVNGLARANPSNLPILCMEYCSGGDLRQVLTRAEACCGLKEIQVRKILNDIGSAMRFLHNNKITHRDLKPENIVMHVEDVVGIEQTPKKVTYKIIDLGYAKEIDSNSICASFVGTLQYLAPELFYSKTYSNSVDYWSLGLLAFEIICGTRPFLPFKAPVEWMPSVKKKTHDNICVYETFHGDICYSNEIFPENHISKPFKTLIEQWLKIALEWDPKMRGRNAPSKVTFDIPSEEKGSNSASNIILFTLLEQILAKKIIKIFSVTTMSQVAYEINESTTISTLKTWISKDVNIPTENQILISQTSYTDIDNEELVMKYWNENKSVMLYVYNKNQIIDSSSAPNVPIAVQRCLEHHKDLYNYKNSQNLYRNAFYFLISQMDIYEALINGLFSRAESLKQESKQLLVKHNSVDKNLGQFLAKVEFVIKMTEEGKKHIEHLKENELGTNFLGGFDKIFKEIDGLLEKTQKLQNAWSQLSIRVNSAARRSNDGISADLNNFVAKYNYQNVFSNAYKTFISHKKSEFYNGNREREKQCPDIVRVCYDILKLRSKILQELQHQQFILKLKDLSIEFTKISDIIINATDNVERLSTDLSNLMDEFTNCVWSTISVVARDAENIANLPYSVVSFQKRDFKIGESMSRHCMPMVHREEDNVKSLISESLNLRQNHTNLCEKLNSQKKMLQQTIFDFAFLNDTSQ; from the coding sequence ATGAATGATATAGTATTTATTGGCGATTGGATTAAAGACAGAGTTTTGGGATCTGGAAGTTTTGGTATAGTAGTTCTTtggaaacacaaaaataatgaacaaaaaTTGGCTATCAAGACCTGTAAATGGGGCGATGAGCTCACCGCCAAACACAGAGAAAGATGGACTAAGGAAGTCGAAATGCTGCAAATTTGTAACCATCCGAATATCGTGGGTACAAAAGAATTGCCTTCGGAATTTGTCAACGGTCTAGCTCGCGCCAATCCCTCCAATTTACCTATTTTATGTATGGAATATTGTAGTGGTGGCGATTTGAGACAAGTATTAACGAGAGCTGAGGCATGCTGCGGACTAAAGGAAATACAAGTTCGTAAAATACTTAATGATATTGGTAGTGCGATGCGATttcttcataataataaaattactcatCGTGACCTTAAGCCGGAAAATATCGTGATGCATGTGGAGGATGTTGTAGGTATCGAACAAACCCCTAAAAAAgtgacatataaaataattgatctTGGCTATGCTAAAGAAATTGATTCAAATTCGATATGCGCTAGTTTTGTTGGCACCCTGCAATACTTGGCACCTGAGCTCTTTTACAGCAAGACTTACAGCAACTCTGTTGACTATTGGTCATTAGGGCTACTAGCTTTTGAAATAATCTGTGGAACAAGACCATTTCTACCATTTAAAGCTCCAGTTGAATGGATGCcttctgtcaaaaaaaaaacacatgataatatatgtgtatatgaaaCCTTCCATGGTGATATATGTTACTCAAATGAGATATTTCCTGAAAACCATATATCAAAACCATTCAAGACTTTAATTGAACAATGGTTAAAAATTGCATTAGAGTGGGATCCTAAAATGCGAGGAAGAAATGCTCCATCTAAAGTAACATTTGATATTCCTTCTGAAGAGAAAGGAAGTAATTCAGcaagtaatataatactatttacttTACTTGAACAGATACttgcaaaaaaaattatcaaaatattctcTGTCACGACCATGTCTCAAGTGGCCTATGAAATTAATGAATCAACAACAATTTCGACTCTTAAGACTTGGATAAGTAAGGACGTTAATATTCCCACTGAAAaccaaatattaatatcacAAACATCTTATACTGATATTGATAATGAAGAGTTAGTCATGAAATATTGGAATGAAAACAAATCTGTTAtgttgtatgtttataataaaaaccaaataattGACAGTAGCTCTGCACCAAATGTACCCATAGCGGTCCAAAGGTGTTTAGAACACCACAAggatttatacaattataaaaatagccaAAATTTGTATAGAAACGCTTTCTACTTTTTAATATCTCAAATGGACATTTACGAAGCTTTGATAAATGGATTATTCTCAAGAGCTGAATCACTGAAACAAGAAAGCAAACAATTGCTTGTGAAACATAATTCAGTAGACAAGAACTTGGGCCAATTTCTGGCTAAAGTAGAATtcgttataaaaatgactgaagAAGGAAAAAAACATATCGAGCACTTAAAAGAAAACGAATTAGGAACAAATTTCTTAGGTGgttttgataagatttttaaagaaattgatGGTTTATTAGAAAAGACACAAAAGTTACAAAATGCCTGGTCACAGTTATCAATAAGAGTAAATTCCGCTGCAAGACGTAGCAATGACGGAATTTCGGCAGATCTCAACAACTTTgtagcaaaatataattatcaaaatgtgTTTTCTAATGcctacaaaacatttatttcacataaaaaaagcGAATTTTATAATGGAAATAGAGAAAGAGAAAAACAGTGCCCAGATATTGTCAGAGTTTGTTATGATATTTTGAAGCTAAGAAGTAAAATTTTGCAAGAGTTACAGCATcaacagtttattttaaaattgaaagatTTGAGTATAGAGTTTACCAAGATCTCagacattataataaatgcaaCAGATAATGTTGAAAGATTAAGTACTGATTTGTCAAATTTAATGGATGAATTCACAAATTGTGTTTGGTCCACAATAAGTGTAGTTGCAAGAGATGCAGAGAACATAGCCAATCTTCCTTACAGTGTTGTTTCATTCCAAAAGAGAGATTTTAAAATAGGAGAATCTATGTCTCGTCATTGTATGCCTATGGTACATAGAGAAGAAGATAATGTAAAGTCTTTGATTTCAGAGAGTTTGAATTTGAGACAAAACCACACAAATCTTTGCGaaaaattaaattcacaaaAGAAAATGTTGCAGCAAACAATTTTTgattttgcatttttaaatgatacttCACAATGA
- the LOC126769764 gene encoding minichromosome maintenance domain-containing protein 2-like, which yields MKLILKMLLYLEKRRFLADMKNLCEAFLEDLNEKTLRKFPPLRYLLQVDVIDLLDLFPDLGDFLIKEPLKWQRCCNEILFACLKSLDNDMIQNIHATQVGVNIRFKSMPYFLTNKHRQYENLVSLHGLLVHITKPTNYVYHTVWSCPDECEGNEVIMHFIPKVPPKCYLCKNTLFENSGLRRCGDQVQATFKFNNDLLPKNYTIVDDLIPNLNIGKKYVINAVILKKLIAVWSIEESHILPAPVTTPVPRDIGQLYESCKGIPWKFIYCLASSIGLHVCPLNTFMNIKISLLLSLVSVKANVLTSSPIIHFLSGGFDTGYVGKIMEQAACLADSYTYLGTSHNSTTMTLIGASGGVCVMPLPLQAYSQNQIHSILSVIESGEVSDGVNKAKLQCAVWAQGMDFKKIMLYNVGSIFGFVCRGDYGEYTDELVDYALEEAIVPSKTDKYERQALKDISIYIDLVAGLKVSLAKSAEDLLRLYFLTARKERPKAVTIGNLGALIAICVTSAKLCRREMANNEDAVFAIWLHVSGMPEPRLAPDEYLQTPADIKKLKNVIDNFYRWLEQFTGFSVSDSIK from the coding sequence atgaaacttattttgaaaatgttgcTTTATCTAGAAAAAAGGCGTTTTTTAGCTGACATGAAAAACCTATGCGAAGCATTCCTAGAAGATTTGAATGAGAAAACATTGCGTAAATTTCCGCCGCTTAGATATTTACTTCAAGTCGACGTCATAGATTTACTCGATTTATTCCCCGATTTAggggattttttaataaaagaaccGCTCAAGTGGCAACGGTgttgtaatgaaattttattcgcGTGTCTGAAATCTTTAGACAATGACATGATACAGAATATACACGCAACACAAGTTGGCGtcaatattagatttaaaagTATGCCTTATTTCTTGACGAATAAACATCGACAGTACGAGAATTTAGTTTCTTTACATGGATTGCTTGTCCATATTACGAAGCCTACGAATTACGTATATCACACAGTGTGGTCATGCCCAGATGAATGTGAAGGCAACGAAGTAATTATGCATTTCATTCCGAAGGTTCCTCCAAAATGTTACCTATGCAAGAATACTCTTTTTGAGAATAGCGGTTTACGGAGATGTGGAGATCAGGTCCAagctacttttaaatttaataatgatttactgCCTAAAAATTATACTATCGTCGATGATCTTATACCAAACCTAAACattggaaaaaaatatgttatcaacgctgttattttaaagaaattaatagcTGTCTGGTCAATTGAAGAATCTCATATTTTACCTGCACCAGTCACGACACCTGTTCCACGAGATATAGGACAACTATATGAATCTTGTAAAGGTATTCCTTGGAAATTCATATACTGTCTCGCTTCTAGCATCGGACTGCACGTTTGTCCTTTAAATacctttatgaatattaaaataagtctcTTGCTAAGTCTAGTAAGTGTTAAAGCTAACGTGCTGACAAGTTCACCTATAATTCACTTTTTATCGGGCGGATTTGATACAGGTTACGTTGGCAAGATAATGGAGCAGGCCGCTTGTTTAGCAGATTCCTATACATACTTAGGAACTTCTCATAATTCCACAACGATGACGTTAATAGGAGCATCGGGAGGTGTTTGTGTAATGCCTTTACCTTTGCAAGCCTACAGTCAAAATCAAATACATTCTATATTATCGGTTATAGAAAGTGGTGAAGTTTCGGACGGAGTTAATAAAGCAAAATTACAATGTGCCGTATGGGCTCAAGGAATGGACttcaaaaaaattatgttatacaaTGTTGGTAGTATTTTTGGGTTTGTTTGTCGTGGTGATTATGGCGAATATACAGATGAGTTAGTAGACTACGCTTTAGAAGAAGCTATAGTTCCATCCAAAACAGATAAATACGAAAGACAAGCTCTAAAAgacatatcaatttatatagATTTGGTTGCCGGTCTTAAGGTTTCCTTGGCCAAAAGTGCGGAGGATTTATTACGACTTTATTTCTTAACCGCCCGAAAGGAAAGACCGAAGGCCGTTACGATTGGGAATTTGGGTGCTCTTATCGCTATTTGTGTCACCTCGGCGAAGCTATGCCGACGAGAGATGGCTAATAATGAAGATGCTGTTTTTGCAATTTGGTTGCATGTGAGTGGTATGCCGGAACCGAGGTTAGCACCTGATGAGTATCTTCAAACACCTGCAGATATAAAGAAGCTGAAAAATGTCATAGATAACTTTTATCGTTGGCTTGAACAATTTACAGGATTTAGCGTTTCTGACTCAATTAAATAA
- the LOC126769548 gene encoding helix-loop-helix protein delilah-like, translating to MPDHDKYQLRPRTARSREPRARRTPQPLSKYRRKTANARERSRMREINRAFEALRRAVPAAEITGTPVPCEKLTKITTLRLAMRYITALSSALRDSSPETDSSRPDRWPSPLCSELSEFSTEQETPSEFAEDSLSPFDSFFAEFDYEYIDRTFS from the coding sequence ATGCCCGATCACGACAAGTATCAGCTGCGTCCGCGCACGGCGCGCTCCCGCGAGCCGCGTGCGCGCCGTACGCCACAGCCCCTCAGCAAATACAGGAGGAAAACAGCGAACGCACGGGAGAGGAGTAGAATGAGAGAGATAAACCGTGCTTTCGAAGCTCTGCGACGAGCAGTACCCGCTGCAGAAATAACTGGCACGCCCGTTCCTTGCGAGAAACTTACCAAAATCACGACTCTGCGATTGGCAATGCGATACATTACGGCGTTATCTTCTGCCTTAAGAGACTCGAGCCCCGAGACTGATTCTTCTCGACCGGATCGGTGGCCCTCACCACTATGCTCGGAATTGTCAGAATTCTCAACTGAGCAGGAAACTCCGTCGGAATTCGCTGAGGACTCCTTGTCGCCATTTGACTCCTTTTTTGCGGAATTCGACTACGAGTACATTGACAGGACATTTTCGTGA